In Vibrio celticus, one genomic interval encodes:
- a CDS encoding flagellar motor protein MotB yields the protein MDEENPCKCPPPGLPQWMGTFADLMSLLMCFFVLLLSFSEMDVLKFKQIAGSMKFAFGVQNRLEVKDIPKGTSIIAQEFRPGRPEPTPIDVIMQQTIDITQQTLEFHEGESERAGGTMRDQGKMTGGKSPEVSTHDNQNSESDQQQQQAEAQSQEMETLMESIKKALEREIDQGAIEVENLGQQIVIRIREKGAFPSGSAFLQPKFRPLVRQVAELVKDVPGIVRISGHTDNQRLDSELYRSNWDLSSQRAVSVAQEMEKVRGFSHQRLRVRGMADTEPVEPNDTEWQRSLNRRVEISIMQGEPLYSDEVPVINE from the coding sequence ATGGATGAAGAGAATCCATGTAAATGTCCTCCTCCGGGGTTGCCTCAATGGATGGGGACATTTGCTGACTTGATGTCACTGCTGATGTGTTTCTTCGTACTGCTGCTCTCATTCTCTGAGATGGACGTACTGAAGTTCAAACAGATCGCTGGCTCGATGAAATTCGCGTTTGGTGTACAAAACCGCTTGGAAGTGAAAGACATTCCTAAAGGCACCAGCATCATTGCACAAGAGTTCCGCCCTGGTCGCCCAGAGCCGACACCGATTGATGTGATCATGCAGCAGACGATTGATATTACGCAGCAAACGCTTGAATTTCATGAAGGTGAATCTGAGCGTGCTGGCGGTACCATGCGTGACCAAGGCAAGATGACCGGAGGCAAGTCGCCAGAAGTCTCGACTCACGACAATCAAAACTCTGAGTCAGACCAACAGCAACAACAAGCTGAAGCTCAATCGCAAGAGATGGAAACCTTGATGGAAAGCATCAAGAAGGCGTTGGAGCGAGAGATAGACCAAGGCGCGATTGAAGTTGAAAATCTTGGCCAGCAGATTGTGATTCGAATTCGTGAGAAGGGTGCATTCCCATCGGGTTCTGCTTTCCTACAGCCTAAGTTCCGACCTTTGGTGAGACAGGTTGCTGAGTTGGTGAAAGATGTTCCGGGTATCGTTCGAATCTCAGGACACACCGATAACCAACGTCTTGATTCCGAGCTTTATCGCTCTAATTGGGACTTGTCATCACAGCGAGCAGTGTCTGTTGCTCAAGAGATGGAAAAGGTGCGTGGTTTCTCTCATCAACGCTTGAGAGTACGCGGCATGGCGGATACCGAGCCAGTCGAGCCGAACGATACTGAATGGCAACGTAGCCTCAACCGCCGCGTTGAAATCAGCATCATGCAGGGCGAGCCGCTTTACAGTGACGAAGTGCCTGTTATTAATGAATAG
- the thiI gene encoding tRNA uracil 4-sulfurtransferase ThiI, with product MKFIVKPHPEIFVKSESVRKRFTRILECNIRNVIQRRCESVAVFNRRDHIEVTSESDQYYAEVLEALTHTPGIHHSLEVQQSEFKDLHDIYEQVLERSRADIEGKTFSVRAKRRGKHDFTSIELERYVGGGLNQAVESAKVRLKNPDVTVKVEVANDKLNQVLARHKGLGGFPLGTQEDLLSLISGGFDSGVSSYLHIKRGSKVHYCFFNLGGPAHEIGVKQVAHYLWNKYGSSAKVKFISVDFEPVVAEILENVEDGQMGVVLKRMFMRAGGMVAERFGIEALVTGEALGQVSSQTLTNLRHIDNVTDTLILRPLINWDKEDIIDLSRIIGTEDFAKVMPEYCGVISKKPTVKAKKGKLEAEEAKFNFEVLDQVIENARVMDIRDIEKESQEQAPEVEQVQAVAEHAIVLDIRSPEEEDESPLEIEGVEIKHIPFFKLSTQFGDLDQAKEYLLYCDRGVMSRLQALYLQEQGFHNVKVYRP from the coding sequence ATGAAATTTATTGTTAAGCCCCATCCGGAAATTTTTGTAAAAAGTGAATCGGTGCGTAAGCGCTTCACAAGGATTCTAGAGTGCAACATTCGTAACGTTATTCAACGTCGCTGTGAAAGTGTTGCGGTATTCAACCGTCGCGATCATATCGAAGTGACGTCTGAGAGTGACCAGTACTACGCAGAAGTGTTAGAGGCTCTGACTCATACTCCAGGTATTCACCACTCTCTTGAAGTTCAACAGTCTGAATTCAAAGATTTGCACGATATTTACGAGCAAGTACTAGAACGCAGCCGTGCTGACATTGAAGGCAAGACTTTCTCTGTTCGTGCTAAGCGTCGTGGTAAGCATGACTTTACCTCTATTGAACTAGAACGCTACGTAGGCGGCGGCCTAAACCAAGCAGTTGAGTCAGCGAAAGTTCGACTTAAGAACCCTGATGTAACCGTTAAGGTTGAAGTGGCTAACGATAAGCTAAACCAAGTTCTAGCTCGTCACAAAGGCCTAGGTGGTTTCCCTCTTGGTACTCAAGAAGATCTACTGAGCTTGATCTCTGGCGGCTTTGACTCTGGTGTTTCAAGTTACCTGCACATCAAACGTGGCTCTAAGGTTCACTACTGTTTCTTCAACCTTGGTGGCCCAGCGCACGAGATTGGCGTTAAGCAAGTGGCTCACTACCTATGGAATAAATATGGCTCATCTGCAAAGGTGAAGTTCATTTCTGTAGACTTCGAACCCGTGGTTGCTGAAATCCTTGAGAACGTAGAAGACGGCCAAATGGGCGTTGTTCTTAAGCGTATGTTCATGCGTGCTGGTGGTATGGTTGCAGAGCGCTTCGGTATTGAAGCTCTAGTAACAGGTGAAGCACTTGGCCAGGTTTCTAGCCAAACGCTAACTAACCTTCGCCACATCGACAACGTGACAGACACTTTGATTCTTCGTCCGCTTATCAACTGGGACAAAGAAGACATCATCGACCTTTCTCGTATCATCGGTACTGAAGACTTCGCTAAGGTAATGCCTGAGTACTGTGGTGTTATCTCTAAGAAGCCAACCGTGAAAGCGAAGAAAGGTAAACTGGAAGCAGAAGAAGCTAAGTTTAACTTTGAAGTGCTGGATCAAGTGATCGAGAACGCTCGTGTTATGGATATCCGTGACATCGAGAAAGAGAGCCAAGAGCAAGCGCCTGAAGTTGAACAAGTTCAAGCTGTTGCTGAGCACGCTATCGTTCTTGATATCCGTAGCCCAGAAGAAGAAGACGAAAGCCCACTAGAGATCGAGGGTGTTGAAATTAAACACATCCCATTCTTCAAGCTTTCGACTCAGTTTGGCGACCTAGACCAAGCGAAAGAGTACTTGCTGTACTGTGACCGTGGTGTAATGAGCCGTCTACAGGCACTTTACCTACAAGAGCAAGGCTTCCATAACGTTAAGGTTTACCGCCCATAG
- the xseB gene encoding exodeoxyribonuclease VII small subunit has protein sequence MATKKPENMSFEAAIEELDGLVDQLENGDLALDDALKKFERGISLARAGQSKLNDAEQRVSILLQNDENAELSDFNPQPE, from the coding sequence ATGGCTACTAAGAAACCTGAAAATATGAGCTTTGAAGCGGCAATCGAAGAGCTTGATGGCTTGGTTGATCAACTAGAAAATGGTGATCTAGCTTTAGATGATGCGCTGAAAAAGTTCGAACGAGGCATCTCCCTCGCTCGTGCCGGTCAAAGCAAACTAAATGATGCTGAACAGCGTGTTAGCATCCTACTGCAAAATGATGAAAACGCAGAACTTAGTGACTTTAACCCACAACCAGAATAA
- the ispA gene encoding (2E,6E)-farnesyl diphosphate synthase: protein MIETLLSYQARNNEQLNLWLDRLPHQNQNLINAMRYGLLLGGKRARPFLVYITGEMLGCTAEELDTPASAIECIHAYSLIHDDLPAMDDDELRRGHQTCHIKYDEATAILTGDALQTLAFTILAEGTLSADGESNRVRMIQRLAEASGAQGMCIGQALDIDAENRSVTLEELEEVHRNKTGALMKCAIRLGALAAGEKAFEVMPQLDKYADAIGLAFQVQDDILDITGDTETLGKPQGSDQELNKSTYPSLLGLEGAQEKAQTLLQEALQALAAIPYNTQSLEEFARYVIERKN from the coding sequence ATGATCGAGACTTTATTGTCTTATCAAGCACGTAATAACGAGCAACTGAACCTTTGGCTTGATCGCCTGCCACACCAAAATCAGAACCTGATCAACGCGATGCGTTATGGGTTACTTTTAGGCGGTAAACGCGCACGTCCATTTCTTGTCTACATTACAGGGGAAATGCTCGGCTGCACCGCTGAAGAACTCGACACTCCAGCATCTGCAATCGAATGTATTCATGCCTATTCTCTGATTCACGACGACCTTCCAGCAATGGACGACGATGAACTGCGTCGTGGCCATCAGACTTGTCACATCAAATACGATGAAGCAACGGCAATTTTAACTGGCGATGCACTACAAACTCTCGCGTTTACTATACTTGCGGAAGGTACATTAAGTGCTGACGGTGAAAGCAATCGCGTTCGAATGATTCAACGCCTAGCTGAAGCCTCTGGTGCACAAGGTATGTGTATTGGACAGGCACTTGATATTGATGCTGAAAACCGCTCTGTCACGCTAGAAGAATTAGAAGAAGTTCACCGCAATAAAACGGGCGCGCTAATGAAATGTGCGATTCGTTTAGGTGCGCTTGCTGCTGGTGAAAAAGCGTTTGAAGTGATGCCTCAATTAGACAAGTACGCCGATGCCATTGGATTAGCATTCCAGGTTCAAGATGATATTTTAGATATCACTGGCGATACTGAAACTTTGGGTAAACCACAGGGTTCTGACCAAGAATTAAACAAAAGCACCTACCCTTCTTTGTTAGGTTTAGAGGGCGCTCAAGAAAAAGCGCAAACTCTGCTACAGGAAGCGCTTCAAGCTTTGGCTGCAATCCCATACAATACCCAGTCACTCGAAGAGTTCGCCCGATACGTCATCGAGCGCAAGAACTAA
- the pomA gene encoding flagellar motor protein PomA, producing the protein MDLATLIGLIGGFAFVIMAMILGGSLGMFYDTTSILIVVGGSTFVVLMKFTMGQFFGATKIAGKAFMFKADEPEDLIAKVVEMADAARKGGFLALEEMEINNSFMQKGIDLLVDGHDGDVVRAALQKDIALTTERHEQGAKVFSAFGDVAPAMGMIGTLVGLVAMLSNMDDPKAIGPAMAVALLTTLYGAILSNMVFFPIADKLALRRDQETLNRRLVMDGVLAIQDGQNPRVIDGYLKSYLNEGKRTIDGEPA; encoded by the coding sequence GTGGATTTAGCAACCCTAATAGGTTTGATTGGTGGATTTGCCTTTGTAATTATGGCAATGATCCTAGGTGGAAGCCTCGGGATGTTCTATGACACGACATCCATTTTGATCGTAGTTGGTGGCTCAACTTTTGTTGTTCTAATGAAGTTCACCATGGGACAGTTCTTTGGCGCGACTAAAATCGCAGGCAAAGCTTTTATGTTTAAAGCGGATGAGCCTGAAGATCTTATTGCGAAAGTTGTAGAGATGGCTGATGCGGCTCGTAAAGGTGGTTTCTTAGCACTGGAAGAGATGGAAATTAACAACAGTTTCATGCAAAAGGGCATCGACCTATTGGTAGATGGCCATGACGGTGATGTGGTACGCGCTGCACTGCAAAAAGACATCGCATTAACCACAGAACGTCACGAACAGGGGGCGAAAGTGTTCTCTGCATTCGGTGATGTTGCCCCTGCGATGGGCATGATTGGTACCTTGGTTGGTTTGGTTGCCATGCTTTCAAACATGGATGATCCAAAAGCGATCGGCCCTGCGATGGCGGTAGCACTTTTAACCACTCTATATGGTGCGATTCTTTCGAACATGGTGTTCTTCCCAATTGCTGACAAGCTTGCGCTACGTCGTGACCAAGAAACACTTAACCGTCGTCTGGTTATGGATGGCGTACTCGCGATTCAAGATGGTCAGAACCCACGAGTAATCGATGGTTACCTGAAGAGCTACCTAAATGAAGGTAAGCGTACGATTGATGGTGAACCTGCGTAA